One Sulfolobales archaeon genomic window, ATAGCTATTGTATATATATAGAAATCCAGCTATGAGAATTACTAGAGATAGAAAGAGTTCTGTATATACTAAAGGCTTTAGATCTTCTGTGAATAAATAGTGTGGAAAAGTCTGAGAAGAGCAACTCACGAATACAACACCTACTATAACTTCTAATCAGAATATTTATAGATTCTATATCTCTTCTAGTAATAGCTTAAATCCTGCATCTTACTCTACTTCTAGGGATCAAAAAGATTTTAAATATTAGCGATCTCTCTAATCTTATATAATTTTATTCTCTCTGTTAACCCGCCAATGCAATAGGATCTCTCTCCTCCCCTCTTTAACATGCCCATGCTACAAAACCTTCTTAGAATACACTCGCTACATGTGGTTTTCAGATCTTGTTGTGAGATCTCTTCTATATAGCCTTTATCTATTAGAATAGATATAAGTATTCTAGTTCTAATAGGATCTCTTCCAGAGATCCTATAGATCTCATTAATGTTAAGAGTTCTATCTCCTCTCAGATTATCTCTGATCCTTCTAAGAAGCTCCAGAGCCTCCTGTAGAAGATAAGATTCCTCTCTCAAGCAGAGCTCACCAACTCTAGCAAGAGAAATACAGATAAGGATACAATGAAAGCTATTATCATCATATAAGCTATAGAGAATAAAGTCCATTTAATACTTCTAGTCTCTTGATATATCATTGATAGTGTAGCCATGCATGGTACATAGAGCATCATGAATACCAGCATAGAGATCATTTGTAGAGTTGTAAGACCTAGATGTGAAACAGCCTCCACAGGATCTTCATATCCCATGAGTATTGCTAGACTGCTTACAAGTCCTTCCTTAGCTACGAAACCTTGGATCAGTGTGAAACCTATTATAGGTCCTACACTAGAGTTAATACCGTAGATGCTTAGAAGAGGCTGTATAATAGATCCTATCGAGAAAGCATAGCTTTCAGAAAACTCGCTAGCAAGTCCTTGAGGTCCGAAACTGCTTAGAAACCATATGAATATGCTTAGTAGAAATATTATGAACCCTGCTTTAACAATAAACTCTCTAGTATAACTCCAGCTGATCCATCCTACAACTCTCAGATAAGGTCTGTGAAGTGGTGGTAGCTCTATAACTAGTTCGGGTGAATATGATTCTCTTACAATTGTTCTGCTCAGTATATATCCTGAGAGTAGTGTAAGCCCTACACCTATCACGTATAGTAGTAGGAGGAGTAGAGCCTGTTCAAATGGCTTTCCAGGAAATATAGCTTGAGAGAATATTATGGCTACTATAAGTCTGGCCTGGCATGGTATGAATGGTATTGAAAGTATTTGGACAATCCTCTCTCTAGAATCCATAGCAGTTCTAGAGAGCATGACACCAGGAACATTGCATCCGAGACTTACTATCAGAGGATACACAAATCTTCCTGAGAAGCCTAGTCTTGAAAACCCTCTATGAAGTCCTAGAGCTATTCTAGTCGCTACACCACTGTCCTCAAGCATTGCAAAGCCAATGCTAACTAGAAATATAACTGGTATAAAGCTTAGCACAGCACCGACGCCAGGTATCACACCATCTGCTAGTAGTGATACGAGAGGCTTGGGAAGGAATGCGAGGTTCTCTTTTATAGATTCTGATATCGAAGAGAATAGAAGAGACATTAAACCTGTTATACTATAGCTTTCTATTATCGACGCTACTTCTTCTAATCCCAATGCTGATAATATGATAGTGAGAGGGAATCCTGTGTTTATAGTGAATACTACTAGGAATAAGGTTAGCAGGAATCCTACTAGTAGGAGAAGACCTCCTCCAGGTTTTTCTATCATACGATCTATAAAGCTTCTTTTATAGATCTCTTGAGATATATATTCTTTCAGAGGAGAGTCTCTAACTATCCTCTCTATGAAGCTGTATCTAGAGTTTATAATCCTAAGATCTAGATCTTGATCTACCTCTCTTCTAGCTCTCTCTCTAATCTCTCTAATCTTCTTTAAAATCTCTTCTCCGAAGAATTCTCTAATATAATCTTCTACTTCCGGGTCTTCTGCGAGAAAACCTATGGCTAGACCTCTCAAATTAATTCTACAATCTCTCCTCTCTCTTGATTCCTTAGAATCCTCTAACACTCTCTCTATATCCTCTATATATCTGTTCAGCTCTCCATAATCTATGTAGAAAGATTTTGAATTCTCACATGAGATCTTACCCATCTCGCTAATCTCTTTGAGAAGTGTTTCTACTCCTATCTTCTTCAACGCTGATATACCTACTACAGGAACTCCTATCTTCTCTCTCAGGTATTCTACAAAACTTCTCGAAAGATCCTCCGGAAACAGATCTATCTTGTTAATAGCTATAATAGTTCTAGAAGTCATTTCAGCAATTACTATAGATACATATAGAGATCTTTCTAGAGAAGTAAGATCGCCTACCGAGATAATTACATTATATCCTCCTCTTAGAAGGTATCTTCTAGAGATCTTCTCCTCAATAGAGTAAGCCTTATACCCTGAGATACCCGGAAGATCCACAAATATATAATGAGCACCATCATAAGACACATCGCCACGCTTCATCTCGACAGTTGTACCAGGCCAGTTAGAAACCTTTGAAGAACCTCCCGTAAGTATGTTAAATAGTGTTGACTTCCCAACATTTGCAGATCCTACAACCCCCACCTCGATATAAGGCTCTGTAGAAGTGCTAGTGATGGTATTAGAAGCTTTATATCGATTCATATAGTCTCTGCCAATCAATAATATAAGGCTCTCCTGCTTATATGTTTTAGGAATGCCTAAAATACATTCTATTTAGCATATTATAGTGATATTATGTATCAAAAGAACTCTAGTTTTTTCTCATAGAGCATTCCACATATATCTTTCTTGCAATACCTCTACTCAGAGCTACCGTGACACCTCTTACAAGAACTATGACATGACCTCTAGAGCTTCTCAAAATCCTAACCTCTGTACCTGGTAGAAGACCTATCTCTAGTAATCTATCCCTAAGACCTCTACCCGCAATAATACTACGAATCCTACAAGTAACTCCAGATCCTATCTCATCTAGAGATAGTATTCTCTCATTCAATCTAATCCAATTGGATATTTTATGCTTTGAAATATAATAGGCTGTGGTGTCATCTATGAGAAGAGAGATTAAAAGTCTTAAAGCTCCAAAACCTGTAGGACCTTATTCACAGGCTATTGCCGCGGGCGGTTTTCTATTTATATCAGGTCAGATACCTCTAGATCCTGAAAGTGGAGAGATAATTCGAGAACCTTTCTCAAGAGCTGTAGAGATAGTGATGGTGAACATAGGCGAGATACTTAAAGCTGCCGGAGCTTCCTATGATAATATTGTGAGAGTAGTAGTCTATCTAAGAGATCTAAGTAAGTTTAACGAATTTAATGAGATCTATAAGAAGTTCTTCAGAGAGCCTTATCCCTCACGAACAGTAGTTGAGGTTAGAAATCTGCCGAGAGACTCTCCTATAGAGATTGAAGCTATAGCATTTCTAGGATAATGCTAGTCTAGATCTTCTCATAATTCTCTCTTTAAAATCTTCTAAACCTAGAGAGTTCCTAGCACAAGAGATTCTATTGTAAAGATCAGGATTAGCAGATAAGATGAAAGTCTTTAAACCAAGAAAATCTCTGAGATCTCATAGAAAGATACTTTGAAGACTAGGATCTTTGGAGTATGAAAATTATGAGGAAAGTTTCTGTGAATCTCCTTTAGAAAGCATAGAGATCTTCTCTCTCGCATAGGAACTTGCCGTAAGCTCTCCTATTTCTGCTGATATAGCTATTATGTTAAGAGCTTCATGAAGAACTCCTGAAAGCTCGTTGGAGCATGTTGTTCTTATAACACTCTCTATAAGATTATCCATGGTTCTAGCTCTATTGCTTAGGAGATTTAATGCTGTGGTTATATCTTTCGAGATATAAGCCTCCAGGCTTTTCTCGTAGTATTCTCTAGCGATTCTAAAGATCTCGGAAGCTGTTTTAACACATCTCTCGTCTAATTTGATTCTCTGCATAAACCTGGCTGTTCTATCTAGCGAATCTCCAACATGTTCTAGAGATTTTATCAGTACTATAAGATCTCCTGCTTCAGCGATAGACATGCCGGGAGATTTCTTGATAAGTCTTATACCCATGAAATGAAGTCTATCCAGATCATCATCTAAAGCAAAAAGCTGGTCTAGGTGTGATAGATCTCCTGTGCTGAGATACTTATCAAGAAGATCGAACATCATTAGAGAGCTACTCGACAGAGTTTTTATTATAGCCATGAGACTCATAACATTCTCATCAACCGTGATCCTGAACTCAGATCTCTCACCGCTTTCAAATAATACTATCCCTGGTAGTTTTGTGAAGACATCATTGAAAGCTTTTCTAATAGCTATTCTATCTCCCGACACTACGATCCTGTCAAGTCCTTCGAGATATGAGGCTATCAATATTCTTGAGAAAGCTTCAGGACTTGAAAACTCTCTGGTGTCTAGAGGGATTTCGCTTACCGAAGTTTCTTTCTCCTCCATGGGAGAGACAATTATACTTCTTCCGGATATGCTAACTCTAACAAGAGAGCCGAGATCTGCTCCTATAGAATTTAACCACTCTCTAGGAATCGTAATTCCTGTACTCTTCTCTCCAATTCTGATAATTCTTCTCATAATAACACTACCTTCGCTCATCAAGTCACCCTGATTAATATTAGGTATTCATAGGTTTAAAAATATAATGAGATCTGATTAAATCAATAAACGTGTTAACACAGGTGTAATCAGGTTCTATAAGTATCTGATCCAAGATTCTCGCACTCTCTAGATTCAATCTTACAACAAGTGTTCTGAGAATACCGTCGACGTTTATAATGAGATGAAAATATGTTAATCTACTAGAATATCTTCTCCTGTCATTATGTATCTAATAAACCAGAGATATGCTGTCTCATCATCAGGAGCCTGGCGTGGAGGATGTTTAAATAGAAATGAGCTCGGTCCTGCTATAACTCCTCCATGTCCTCTATCTAGAGCTAGCTTAGCGATTCTTATAGCATCTACTAGAACTGCTGAAGCCATTGATTTATCGTCTACTGTGAGCTTCGCCTCTAGATATACAGGCAGATCTCCAAAGGATCTTCCTTTGATATATATGTATGCTATCTTCGTATTCCCGAGAAACTCTATATAATCACTAGGGCCGATCCTGATCTTCTTGCTCTCCTCAAGATCTCTTCCGTATGGCAGTATAGATGTAACAGCTTCAGTCTTACTTATTCTCTTAGAGTACAGTCTTTCCTCAACCATCATATTGAGGAAATCCGTGTTACCTCCTACATTAACTTGATAACTCTCATCAATTCTAACTCCTCTCATATGAAATAATCTCACAAGTGTTCTATGAAGTATGGTAGCTCCGATCTGACCTTTAACATCGTCTCCTAAAAGAGGTAGCATAGCTTCTTTAAACATCTTCTGCCATCTACCTTCTGGATCGCTGGCAATGAAAACTGGGATAGCATTAACAAAAGCAACACCGGCTTTAAGACAGGCCTCTGCATAAAATCTCGAAGCTTTCTCAGCACCTACAGGCAGGAGATTCACGGCAATCTCAGCACCGCTATCCCTTAGAACTTTCACCACATCTTCCATCTCTACATGTTTTCCATGAGGTTTGAAAACATCTCTCATATGCGGTGCTACACCGTCTAGAACAGGACCTGGAGAAACCTTAACACCTAATCTGTCTAACTCTACGATCTTTGGGAAAATATTAGGAGGTTCTAATATAGCTTCGGAAAGATCTTTACCTATCTTGTTCTCAGACACATCGAATGCAGCTACAAAATCTATATCTGTAATAGTGTATCTTCCGATATACTCGCTCATCAGACCATTAATCCTACCCTCTCTCCTAGCCTTATGAACAAATTGTATGAGGGCAGACGCTATGTTTCCTACTCCTATTAAAGCAGTCCTGATCATCCTACCCTCAACTCTCAGCATTGATAAATCTCTTCTCAAAAAGATTTAAAGCTTCCTCAAACACCACGAGCTTTGGAGGTGCTTTAAACCCGTATGCCGATATTATGAGCGCATCTTCCTCAAGCACTTCTCTACTGCTCCCATGCTCTCTCACAGAATACATCACAGCTCTCACCACATCTAGGAGAGTGTTAAGAGCGTTCACTCCGTCATAGCTCCAGTACTTAGCTTCAAGCCTGAAGATCTTATTCATAGGTGCTATTGCTTCTAAATATATGTGACTTATCCTCTGATCCTCTAGAAATGGAACGTAATCAGTAGTACCAGCTGAAACTCTCTCACCGCCTTCTATTCTTATAACCTCACTCTTAATATTTCTCTTCTCGATTCTAACACTCTCATCAGTTGTTACAAGAGTTTCGAGAGTTCCGGCAACATCAAGCTGGTAGCTTCTTAAAACTCTCAAACCTCTCTCCGTGAAGAACCTTACGAGATATTTATGAAGTATAGTTCCTCCAGCTTGGCTCATTAGATCATCTCCTACAACAATTAATCCTCTGCCTAGAAACTCTCTACGAAGATACTCATCTCTGGCAATTCTCTCAGGTGTCATATTAATCACTGGAATACCTAGTTCCAGCATTATCTCGGCATATCTTCTCACGGTATTAGGCTGACCACTATTTACAGCTATCAAACCTATGTCAGGTTTTAACTCCTTAATCTTGTTTCTCACATCATCTTCTGAACCTAGACAGAGGCTGGGGAGAGCCTCTCTAAGAATTTTAGATTCGTCGATAAGGAATCCTTTGAAGACAGGGATCTTAAACTCTATGTTATTGATCTTTCTACAGTCAATATCTATAGAACCTACTAGCTCTAGATCTCCAGCTTTAAAGCCTCCTACTATTCTATGCCACACCCACTCCTCAGCACCTGCATCTCTTGAGAGAAGATCTAGGAATCTAGCGAGGTTAGAGATAGAATTTCCAAAACCTATTGAGATGATTCTTATCTTCTTCAAATCAAACCCTATTAAAGC contains:
- the feoB gene encoding ferrous iron transport protein B, which codes for MNRYKASNTITSTSTEPYIEVGVVGSANVGKSTLFNILTGGSSKVSNWPGTTVEMKRGDVSYDGAHYIFVDLPGISGYKAYSIEEKISRRYLLRGGYNVIISVGDLTSLERSLYVSIVIAEMTSRTIIAINKIDLFPEDLSRSFVEYLREKIGVPVVGISALKKIGVETLLKEISEMGKISCENSKSFYIDYGELNRYIEDIERVLEDSKESRERRDCRINLRGLAIGFLAEDPEVEDYIREFFGEEILKKIREIRERARREVDQDLDLRIINSRYSFIERIVRDSPLKEYISQEIYKRSFIDRMIEKPGGGLLLLVGFLLTLFLVVFTINTGFPLTIILSALGLEEVASIIESYSITGLMSLLFSSISESIKENLAFLPKPLVSLLADGVIPGVGAVLSFIPVIFLVSIGFAMLEDSGVATRIALGLHRGFSRLGFSGRFVYPLIVSLGCNVPGVMLSRTAMDSRERIVQILSIPFIPCQARLIVAIIFSQAIFPGKPFEQALLLLLLYVIGVGLTLLSGYILSRTIVRESYSPELVIELPPLHRPYLRVVGWISWSYTREFIVKAGFIIFLLSIFIWFLSSFGPQGLASEFSESYAFSIGSIIQPLLSIYGINSSVGPIIGFTLIQGFVAKEGLVSSLAILMGYEDPVEAVSHLGLTTLQMISMLVFMMLYVPCMATLSMIYQETRSIKWTLFSIAYMMIIAFIVSLSVFLLLELVSSA
- a CDS encoding FeoA family protein, translated to MNERILSLDEIGSGVTCRIRSIIAGRGLRDRLLEIGLLPGTEVRILRSSRGHVIVLVRGVTVALSRGIARKIYVECSMRKN
- a CDS encoding Rid family detoxifying hydrolase, coding for MRREIKSLKAPKPVGPYSQAIAAGGFLFISGQIPLDPESGEIIREPFSRAVEIVMVNIGEILKAAGASYDNIVRVVVYLRDLSKFNEFNEIYKKFFREPYPSRTVVEVRNLPRDSPIEIEAIAFLG
- a CDS encoding PhoU domain-containing protein is translated as MSEGSVIMRRIIRIGEKSTGITIPREWLNSIGADLGSLVRVSISGRSIIVSPMEEKETSVSEIPLDTREFSSPEAFSRILIASYLEGLDRIVVSGDRIAIRKAFNDVFTKLPGIVLFESGERSEFRITVDENVMSLMAIIKTLSSSSLMMFDLLDKYLSTGDLSHLDQLFALDDDLDRLHFMGIRLIKKSPGMSIAEAGDLIVLIKSLEHVGDSLDRTARFMQRIKLDERCVKTASEIFRIAREYYEKSLEAYISKDITTALNLLSNRARTMDNLIESVIRTTCSNELSGVLHEALNIIAISAEIGELTASSYAREKISMLSKGDSQKLSS
- a CDS encoding inositol-3-phosphate synthase, whose protein sequence is MIRTALIGVGNIASALIQFVHKARREGRINGLMSEYIGRYTITDIDFVAAFDVSENKIGKDLSEAILEPPNIFPKIVELDRLGVKVSPGPVLDGVAPHMRDVFKPHGKHVEMEDVVKVLRDSGAEIAVNLLPVGAEKASRFYAEACLKAGVAFVNAIPVFIASDPEGRWQKMFKEAMLPLLGDDVKGQIGATILHRTLVRLFHMRGVRIDESYQVNVGGNTDFLNMMVEERLYSKRISKTEAVTSILPYGRDLEESKKIRIGPSDYIEFLGNTKIAYIYIKGRSFGDLPVYLEAKLTVDDKSMASAVLVDAIRIAKLALDRGHGGVIAGPSSFLFKHPPRQAPDDETAYLWFIRYIMTGEDILVD